A window of the Nocardia sp. NBC_01329 genome harbors these coding sequences:
- a CDS encoding alpha/beta hydrolase: MNFRVGLATVVSGALALSGAILPGAAVAGPGPLHAAPARPDTGSAEDPGPVEPAEPVRAPHAAIIGVQPVNERLMRVFVDSPAMHRTVQVLVLLPADRSTPRPTVYMLDGRSTQPDSNNWLDRGDAARFYADKQVNVVFTVGGPASFYTDWQRPDPVLGVNKWETFLTEELPPLLDAEFSGNGRNAVTGTSMGAEAAMMLAIRRPDLYSAVGAHSGCFSTGTDLGQAQARVVVSTYKGDPENMFGAPEDPAWLAHDVTLHAAALRGKALYLSVGSGRPGVHDTLANPETPTSVLMGGPLEAATDFCTRRLAQRLDTLGIHYTAHFRPDGTHSWPYWADELVASWPTIAGGLGID; encoded by the coding sequence ATGAATTTTCGCGTCGGCCTGGCCACCGTGGTCTCGGGTGCTCTCGCACTCTCCGGTGCGATCTTGCCCGGCGCCGCGGTAGCCGGCCCCGGACCGCTGCACGCCGCGCCCGCACGACCCGACACCGGCTCCGCCGAGGACCCGGGACCGGTGGAGCCGGCCGAACCGGTCCGGGCACCGCACGCCGCGATCATCGGCGTCCAGCCCGTGAACGAACGCCTGATGCGGGTGTTCGTGGATTCACCGGCCATGCATCGAACGGTCCAGGTGCTGGTACTGCTACCGGCGGACCGCAGCACACCGCGCCCCACCGTCTATATGCTCGACGGCCGCAGTACCCAGCCCGACAGCAACAACTGGCTCGACCGGGGCGACGCCGCCCGGTTCTACGCCGACAAACAGGTCAATGTGGTGTTCACCGTCGGCGGGCCCGCCAGCTTCTACACCGATTGGCAGCGTCCCGACCCGGTACTCGGCGTCAACAAATGGGAAACCTTCCTCACCGAGGAGTTGCCGCCGCTGCTGGACGCCGAATTCTCCGGGAACGGCCGCAATGCGGTGACCGGTACCTCGATGGGCGCCGAGGCGGCGATGATGCTCGCCATCCGCAGGCCCGACCTGTACTCGGCCGTCGGCGCGCACAGCGGATGCTTCTCGACCGGGACCGATCTCGGCCAGGCCCAGGCGCGCGTCGTGGTCTCGACTTACAAGGGCGACCCCGAGAACATGTTCGGTGCTCCCGAGGACCCCGCCTGGCTGGCCCACGATGTGACCCTGCACGCCGCCGCGCTGCGCGGTAAGGCGCTCTACCTGTCGGTGGGCAGCGGCCGCCCCGGTGTCCACGACACCCTGGCGAATCCGGAAACTCCCACCAGCGTGCTCATGGGCGGCCCGCTGGAGGCCGCCACCGATTTCTGCACCCGCCGCCTGGCGCAGCGCCTCGACACCCTCGGGATCCACTACACGGCCCACTTCCGCCCGGACGGCACCCATTCGTGGCCGTACTGGGCCGACGAGCTGGTCGCCTCCTGGCCCACCATCGCCGGTGGGCTCGGAATCGACTGA
- the hisC gene encoding histidinol-phosphate transaminase: MTAHIRPDLDSIPAYVPGRSHPGAVKLASNETTVGPLPAASKAIAEAVELANRYPDNQSGELRAALAEFLGVEPANIAVGCGSVALCQELVQITCADPADEVLYAWRSFEAYPIITQVGNATAVTVPLTDEVHDLDALAAAITDRTRLVFVCNPNNPTGTAVGRAELERFLDRVPGNVLVALDEAYYEYLRMTPGDHPDGVELARNRPNVVVLRTFSKAYGLAGLRVGYAVGAPEVIAALLKVHIPFSVSRVAQAAAIASLEARHELLDRTEAVIAERERMRTALLTAGYRVPVSESNFLWMTLGPTTVDFAEASAAAGVIIRPFAGEGVRVTAGDPHENDLFLDFATAPDTAARFAGGE; this comes from the coding sequence GTGACCGCGCACATCCGGCCGGACCTCGATTCCATTCCGGCGTACGTTCCCGGCCGCAGCCATCCCGGCGCGGTCAAGCTGGCGAGCAACGAGACCACCGTCGGTCCGCTGCCCGCCGCGAGCAAAGCCATCGCCGAGGCGGTCGAGCTCGCCAACCGCTATCCGGACAATCAGTCCGGCGAACTGCGGGCGGCGCTCGCGGAGTTTCTGGGCGTCGAGCCGGCGAATATCGCCGTCGGCTGCGGGAGCGTGGCACTGTGCCAGGAACTGGTGCAGATCACCTGCGCGGATCCGGCCGACGAAGTGCTCTACGCGTGGCGTTCGTTCGAGGCGTATCCGATCATCACCCAGGTCGGCAACGCGACCGCGGTGACCGTGCCGCTGACCGACGAAGTCCACGATCTGGATGCGCTGGCCGCCGCGATCACCGACCGGACCCGGCTGGTGTTCGTCTGCAATCCGAACAACCCGACCGGGACCGCTGTCGGCCGGGCCGAGCTGGAGCGGTTCCTGGACCGGGTGCCCGGCAATGTCCTGGTCGCGCTGGACGAGGCGTACTACGAATATCTGCGGATGACACCCGGTGACCATCCCGACGGGGTGGAGCTGGCCCGGAATCGGCCGAATGTGGTTGTACTACGTACCTTCTCGAAGGCCTACGGGCTGGCCGGGCTCCGGGTGGGGTACGCGGTGGGTGCCCCGGAGGTGATAGCGGCACTGCTCAAGGTGCATATCCCGTTCAGTGTGAGCCGGGTGGCGCAGGCCGCGGCGATCGCCTCCCTGGAGGCTCGGCACGAGCTGCTCGACCGCACCGAGGCGGTGATCGCCGAGCGCGAGCGGATGCGTACCGCGCTGCTCACGGCCGGCTATCGGGTGCCGGTGAGTGAATCGAATTTCCTGTGGATGACCCTGGGCCCGACGACCGTCGATTTCGCGGAGGCGAGTGCGGCGGCCGGGGTGATCATCCGGCCCTTCGCCGGCGAAGGAGTGCGGGTCACCGCGGGGGACCCGCACGAGAACGATCTGTTCCTGGACTTCGCGACCGCCCCCGACACCGCAGCCCGGTTCGCGGGCGGCGAGTAA
- a CDS encoding dienelactone hydrolase family protein, producing the protein MSGTYDDIALLRRGEAAANGHDQEPTGATASAKADEHVPITVIEPDGFARGGIVLLHEARAFTGSLLEFMHALAGEGWLVVAPNLFHRATASSTGVYGNELFEDFDACFDWLTHRGVFPDCIGVLGFDTAGTAAFLVATNRPVGAAVSVGAHGIADPITEQAEALVVAAPRLQAPWLGLFGAEPDTSAADVDSLRDATARAAVANLVITYPGLLHRADNRAGDEDEADDLVDSRTRIFDWFDSHLR; encoded by the coding sequence ATGTCGGGCACTTATGACGATATCGCGCTGCTGCGGCGCGGCGAAGCGGCAGCGAACGGACACGACCAGGAGCCGACAGGCGCTACCGCCAGCGCGAAAGCCGACGAACATGTGCCCATCACCGTTATCGAACCGGACGGGTTCGCGCGAGGCGGCATCGTGTTGTTGCACGAGGCGCGGGCATTCACCGGATCGTTGCTGGAATTCATGCACGCCCTCGCGGGCGAGGGTTGGCTGGTCGTCGCACCGAACCTCTTCCATCGGGCGACGGCGTCGTCGACCGGGGTGTACGGCAACGAACTCTTCGAGGATTTCGACGCCTGCTTCGACTGGCTCACCCACCGCGGGGTCTTCCCGGACTGCATCGGCGTCCTCGGTTTCGACACGGCCGGCACCGCGGCCTTCCTGGTAGCCACCAACCGCCCTGTCGGCGCCGCGGTGAGCGTCGGCGCCCACGGGATCGCCGACCCCATCACCGAGCAGGCCGAAGCGCTGGTGGTCGCCGCACCCCGCCTACAGGCCCCCTGGCTGGGTCTGTTCGGCGCCGAACCCGACACCTCCGCCGCCGATGTCGACTCGCTCCGCGACGCCACCGCCCGGGCCGCGGTCGCCAACCTCGTCATCACCTACCCGGGTCTGTTGCACCGAGCCGACAACCGAGCAGGCGACGAGGACGAGGCCGACGATCTGGTGGATTCCCGAACCCGCATTTTCGACTGGTTCGACAGCCACCTACGCTGA
- a CDS encoding DNA cytosine methyltransferase, with translation MVGLFAGIGGLELGLAAHGWHSTLLCEIEPGARAVLAARFPDAELHTDITRLRALPPDTELVAAGFPCQDLSQAGRTAGITGTRSSLVDHVFRLVRRKRGPRWLLIENVPFMLQLGRGAAMRHITAALDELGYTWAYRVVDARAFGLPQRRNRVLMLASRTEDPRPVLFADDAGPRLLGSPEYDPCGFYWTEGVRGLGWVVNAVPTLKGGSGLGIASPPAIRLPSGEIVTPGITDGERLQGFAAGWTEPALGTPGFRPGQRWKLVGNAVSVRMAAWVGSRLRDPGEPIPGHIPLPPGSPWPGAAWGRAGEAFEVPLSPWPVHRSYEDLRFFLGDTQLLSARATAGFLRRTGMGSLRFPTGFLDDVQAHLDRMGGWAA, from the coding sequence ATGGTGGGACTTTTCGCCGGGATCGGAGGACTGGAACTCGGTTTGGCGGCGCACGGCTGGCATTCGACTCTGCTCTGCGAGATCGAACCCGGGGCGCGGGCGGTGCTGGCGGCCCGGTTCCCCGATGCCGAACTGCATACCGATATCACCCGGCTGCGTGCGCTACCGCCGGACACCGAGCTGGTCGCGGCGGGTTTCCCGTGCCAGGACCTGTCGCAGGCGGGCCGGACCGCCGGTATCACCGGAACCCGGTCGAGCCTGGTCGATCATGTGTTCCGGTTGGTCCGGCGCAAACGCGGTCCGCGCTGGCTGCTGATCGAGAATGTGCCGTTCATGCTGCAGCTCGGCCGGGGCGCGGCCATGCGTCATATCACCGCGGCGCTCGACGAACTCGGCTACACCTGGGCCTATCGGGTGGTGGACGCCCGGGCTTTCGGATTGCCGCAACGACGCAACCGAGTGCTCATGCTGGCCTCGCGCACCGAGGATCCGCGGCCGGTGCTGTTCGCCGATGATGCCGGGCCCCGCCTGCTCGGATCCCCGGAATACGATCCGTGCGGGTTCTACTGGACAGAGGGCGTGCGGGGGCTGGGGTGGGTGGTCAACGCCGTCCCCACGCTCAAGGGCGGGTCAGGGTTGGGGATCGCCAGTCCGCCGGCGATCCGGTTGCCGTCGGGGGAGATAGTCACGCCGGGGATCACCGATGGCGAGCGGCTACAGGGGTTCGCCGCCGGATGGACCGAACCGGCGCTGGGCACGCCGGGGTTCCGGCCGGGGCAGCGCTGGAAGCTGGTGGGTAACGCGGTCAGTGTGCGGATGGCGGCGTGGGTGGGGTCCCGGCTGCGGGACCCGGGCGAGCCGATCCCGGGCCATATCCCGCTGCCGCCCGGCAGCCCGTGGCCGGGGGCGGCGTGGGGTCGTGCGGGCGAGGCGTTCGAGGTACCGCTCTCGCCCTGGCCCGTGCACAGATCCTACGAGGACCTGCGCTTCTTTCTCGGCGATACCCAGTTGCTCTCGGCGCGGGCGACCGCGGGCTTTCTGCGGCGCACCGGGATGGGGTCGCTGCGCTTCCCGACCGGTTTCCTCGACGATGTGCAGGCCCATCTCGATCGGATGGGTGGCTGGGCGGCATGA
- a CDS encoding very short patch repair endonuclease produces the protein MTGESPVPSSRRPSTDAVTSARMSRQRRAHTAPELALRRELHRRGLRYFVDRPPIRGQRRRADLVFPRRRIAIYVDGCFWHRCPDHATDPKNNAVWWAEKLAGNVARDRATDAALRAAGWQVIRIWEHEDPRLAADRVQSALSTGPGPGTTGM, from the coding sequence ATGACCGGTGAATCTCCGGTCCCGAGTTCCCGGCGACCGTCCACCGACGCGGTGACCAGTGCGCGGATGTCGCGGCAGCGGCGCGCGCACACCGCACCCGAACTCGCCCTGCGCCGGGAACTGCATCGGCGTGGACTGCGCTATTTCGTGGATCGCCCACCCATTCGCGGGCAGCGGCGGCGGGCGGATCTGGTATTCCCACGCCGGCGGATCGCGATATACGTGGACGGTTGCTTCTGGCATCGATGCCCCGACCATGCCACCGACCCGAAGAACAACGCCGTGTGGTGGGCGGAGAAACTGGCCGGCAATGTGGCCCGGGACCGGGCCACCGACGCCGCATTGCGGGCGGCGGGCTGGCAGGTGATCCGGATCTGGGAACACGAGGATCCACGTCTGGCCGCTGACCGGGTGCAGTCGGCTCTGAGCACCGGACCCGGCCCGGGAACCACTGGGATGTAG